In Bosea vestrisii, the following are encoded in one genomic region:
- a CDS encoding ester cyclase, which translates to MTQMPEGRDAPQDEPAFAFDGVALSPQKEIVRVFYKEMWDHADKSLIPRIFHEDFTFRGSLGPVLRGHREFAGYVDWVTDSLGEYTSDILALVEEGNRVFGRLRFHGFHRREMFGVPPSGRHVWWHGAPAFTFEDGRVRDLFVLGDIHGLIGRLKQG; encoded by the coding sequence ATGACGCAGATGCCGGAAGGACGAGACGCACCGCAGGACGAACCCGCGTTCGCCTTCGATGGCGTAGCGCTCTCGCCGCAGAAGGAGATCGTCAGGGTCTTCTACAAGGAGATGTGGGACCATGCCGACAAGTCGCTGATCCCGCGGATCTTCCATGAGGACTTCACCTTCCGCGGCTCGCTCGGCCCGGTCCTGCGCGGTCATCGCGAATTCGCGGGTTATGTCGACTGGGTCACCGACTCGCTCGGCGAGTACACCTCCGACATTCTCGCGCTGGTCGAGGAAGGCAACCGCGTCTTCGGCCGGCTGCGCTTCCACGGCTTCCATCGTCGCGAGATGTTCGGGGTGCCGCCGAGCGGCCGCCATGTCTGGTGGCATGGCGCACCGGCCTTCACCTTCGAGGACGGCCGCGTCCGCGACCTCTTCGTGCTCGGCGACATCCATGGCCTGATCGGGCGCCTGAAGCAGGGCTGA
- a CDS encoding DUF1330 domain-containing protein has protein sequence MSDHTSFSRETFAAFRADNRPGPVQMLNLIRLNAEAQYPDGPHGGGREAFAAYGRISAPVLARLGGRILWRGSFEQMLIGPRGERWDICFIAEYPSVEAFAALFRDPIYREAMVHRQAAVKDCRLIRLESREAGVTFAG, from the coding sequence ATGAGCGATCATACGAGCTTCAGCCGCGAGACCTTCGCCGCCTTCCGTGCCGACAACCGACCGGGCCCGGTGCAGATGCTGAACCTGATCCGGCTCAATGCCGAGGCGCAGTATCCGGACGGCCCGCATGGCGGAGGCCGGGAGGCCTTCGCGGCCTATGGCCGGATCAGCGCGCCGGTGCTGGCCCGGCTCGGCGGGCGCATTCTCTGGCGCGGCAGCTTCGAGCAGATGCTGATCGGTCCGAGGGGAGAGCGCTGGGACATCTGCTTCATCGCCGAATATCCCAGCGTCGAGGCCTTCGCCGCCCTGTTCCGCGACCCGATCTATCGCGAGGCGATGGTGCACCGGCAGGCGGCGGTGAAGGATTGCCGATTGATCCGGCTGGAATCGCGGGAGGCGGGCGTAACCTTCGCCGGATAG
- a CDS encoding crotonase/enoyl-CoA hydratase family protein, producing MPENDPVLIQQREAIATLTLNRPEKLNALSYGLIDRMLELLDAIEVDPSIRAVILTGAGERAFSAGGDIHEFSQSVAAGPEQAVRDFVRRGQALTARLEAFGKPVIAAVNGLAYGGGCEVTEAVPLAIASERAMFAKPEINLGMPPTFGGTQRLPRLARRKRALELLLTGDPFTPQRALELGLINAVVPHEELLPAAHALAARILRHSSLAAASILTAVTRGINASIAEGLLIESEQFARVVPTADLREGLDAWMARRQPIYSGDWSLVAKAS from the coding sequence ATGCCCGAGAATGATCCCGTCCTGATTCAACAGCGCGAGGCGATCGCGACGCTGACGCTGAACCGCCCCGAGAAGCTCAATGCACTGAGCTACGGGCTGATCGACCGCATGCTCGAACTGCTCGATGCGATCGAGGTCGATCCGTCCATCCGCGCGGTGATCCTGACTGGCGCCGGCGAGCGCGCCTTCTCGGCCGGTGGCGACATCCACGAATTCTCGCAGAGCGTTGCGGCCGGGCCGGAGCAGGCGGTGCGCGATTTCGTTCGCCGCGGCCAGGCCCTGACGGCGCGGCTGGAAGCCTTCGGCAAGCCGGTGATCGCGGCAGTGAACGGGCTTGCCTATGGCGGTGGCTGCGAGGTCACTGAGGCGGTGCCGCTCGCCATCGCCAGCGAGCGGGCGATGTTCGCCAAGCCGGAGATCAATCTCGGCATGCCGCCGACCTTCGGCGGGACGCAGCGCCTGCCACGGCTGGCCCGCCGCAAGCGCGCGCTGGAATTGCTCCTGACCGGCGATCCGTTCACGCCGCAGCGGGCGCTCGAGCTGGGGCTGATCAATGCGGTCGTGCCGCATGAGGAGTTGCTGCCGGCGGCGCATGCGCTGGCGGCGCGTATCCTGCGGCACTCATCGTTGGCTGCGGCGAGCATCCTCACCGCGGTGACGCGCGGCATCAACGCCAGCATCGCCGAGGGGCTGCTGATCGAGAGCGAGCAGTTCGCCCGCGTCGTGCCGACGGCCGATCTGCGCGAGGGGCTCGACGCCTGGATGGCGCGGCGCCAGCCGATCTATTCCGGCGATTGGTCGCTGGTCGCCAAAGCCAGCTGA
- a CDS encoding TetR/AcrR family transcriptional regulator has translation MAEPDKPTRTRIIEAASKLFYGEGIRAVSVDAVAEKAGVTKRTLYYHFESKDELVAAYLEARDQPNLKLMAGWFDKAEGGLPQKIEAIFQNLARSARHPRWKGCGFLRTAAELANLPGHPAIKIGARHKAGFERWLAAACADHGAAAPDELARQVVLLMDGAFSVMLVHRDPAYVEAAGRAAAALAAGSFRG, from the coding sequence ATGGCCGAACCCGACAAGCCGACGCGCACCCGCATCATCGAGGCCGCCAGCAAGCTCTTCTATGGCGAGGGCATCCGCGCCGTCAGCGTCGACGCCGTCGCCGAGAAGGCAGGCGTCACCAAGCGCACGCTCTATTATCATTTCGAAAGCAAGGACGAGCTCGTCGCCGCCTATCTCGAGGCGCGCGACCAGCCCAATCTCAAGCTGATGGCCGGCTGGTTCGACAAGGCCGAAGGCGGGCTGCCGCAGAAGATCGAGGCGATCTTCCAGAACCTCGCGCGCTCGGCCCGGCATCCCCGCTGGAAAGGCTGCGGTTTCCTGCGCACCGCCGCCGAGCTCGCCAACCTGCCCGGCCATCCCGCCATCAAGATCGGCGCGCGCCACAAGGCCGGCTTCGAGCGGTGGCTCGCCGCCGCATGTGCCGACCACGGCGCCGCCGCGCCAGACGAGCTCGCCCGCCAGGTCGTGCTGCTGATGGACGGCGCCTTCTCGGTCATGCTCGTCCACCGCGACCCCGCCTATGTCGAGGCCGCCGGGCGCGCCGCCGCTGCTCTCGCCGCAGGCTCGTTTCGAGGCTAG